In the Uranotaenia lowii strain MFRU-FL chromosome 1, ASM2978415v1, whole genome shotgun sequence genome, accagTTGGGTGAACATCGCGGGCGAGTCTTAACTGTTACACTGaaaaagggaaataaaaaatcattcatattaataaattcaaagcggcagttatttattcattcgaaaataaattattttttcaattgtattcaAATATTGCACTGTGTTATGGTTAAAAAGATACATTGAATGCTATGCATTgacattttttcatagtttaaaaaaaattttaaacagttgcctgataaatttttaaattagattcttACGAACTCgttctgtttatttttaagaaattgtacAATATCGTACGTGgaataatcatgaaattcaaCCTTATATCGATACTCCCTTCGGGCCCTAGAAAAAATCACCCTATGTttcagtgagagatgtgctggccgtGACTTGGGCCCcattttcgaaatataccttttcctcttctaaaaaaagtgatgaataaaGAAGTTCCAAAAAACCTTATATCGATATACGTTCATAAATGGTTATAGTATTTTATAAACTGTTTAGGAAATCTTAACTGTTCTAAACTGTTAAGAGatctttagaaaaataattcgCATATGGTGCCACCCAGACAGTCATCAAAAATCCCAAAGCACATTTCCAGTTAAGTTACCATGCGATCattactattttgttattttaaattgaatttatcatgcattttattcaacattttgtaaaataaagaatatcatcaataaacatTTAGTAGTCTAtaatttttcagtgcatgtttgctctcgcccctttcttgtgagcaaatttggtgactttgtcggtcccgacggcaacggccctattttgctcacccatatactaacccccggtgcggtaaaaaagtgattaaattcgtgagcattttcactttgctcgcgattgctgcggatgctcTAAGAGTACACACacctaaggccgatgacatagtgaatacgatgcgatgcgatgcggtgaatgcggttcaatgcggtgaaccacatttgatgaaaatgtatgtgaatcgcttaaacctgacatactcaacgcggcgaagcagatgtcaatttgttccgccgctcgagttcgcgtaggctgcgtccgtaattTTTCCGctaattcgcatcgcatcgcactcactatgtcatcggcctaaggccgatgacataggccgatgacataggccgatgacatagtgaatacgatgcgatgcgatgcggtgaatgcggttcaatgcggtgaaccacatttgatgaaaatgtatgtgaatcgcttaaacctgacatactcaacgcggcgaagcagatgtcaatttgttccgccgctcgagttcgcgtaggctgcgtccgtaaattttccgctaattcgcatcgcatcgcattcactatgtcatcggccatagtgagtgcgatgcgatgcgaattagCGGAAAaattacggacgcagcctacgcgaactcgagcggcggaacaaattgacatctgcttcgccgcgttgagtatgtcaggtttaagcgattcacatacattttcatcaaatgtggttcaccgcattgaaccgcattcaccgcatcgcatcgcatcgtactcactatgtcatcggcctaaagggcgaacacgaaatgcCAATATATctgaaaatggatttctgtctgtctgttccctatagactcgaaaattACTGAACCGATTGGCATGAAACTTGGTAAATgggggtattttttttttttttttttttttgtttcgattatagtcgttttaccatctttatggcattcgcgactttatcaacgttgcagttggcggatcgttattgaaaaactatccggtacaactgtgttcgatgtttactcttgggctcgaactcgtggacatcggctcagaagacaacggacttgccaactgagctatatcacaagccccaaaaatgggggtattggaggccgaaaaaggttcctataatggtttgggaccccttcCTATTCCTGGAAGATGAAAGGGGGTTCCTCAAATGAATGTAATAAGATTTCATAGCTCGAGGACTGATCatgtaaatggaaccaaatttggcatgggagtgtctttcggtacgagaaatgtttttatgattgtttATTACCCCTCCATCCTTCCAACGGGGAAATAGGAAGTGGAaagggggctcttatacaatttttcgcacaattcgagaattaatcaagcaaacggaaccaaatttgtattttaaagaTGGGTTGAGACTCCTTCTCCTTTCCAGTGTGGATATAGAaaaggggaggggcctcccatacaatttatttgcgaaattcgagaactaatccaACCTGTTCTATTGGGGAGGAGATACAAAGGGAGGAGGGGGTATTCCTTATAAtttaatgcattaaaaataagaTATAAGCACAGCTTAACAGACGGGACACTCCGTTTCCGGTTTGTCGCAAACCGGTTCAAGATTTCTcgaagctaggcaatgtcgccacgAGGGTGCACTAGTCTGAATATTAAAACTTTCTCATCATAGTAgcagtttgtttttgatattaCCATGGAGCCTTCAACACATCAAACTTGGAAGTAAACAAAGTACATCGTAtcttttttagtaattttttagtttgaaattcccAAAAACCCAGAAAAACTCCACTTCTTGTGTCCATGTACCTTCCATAACTCACCTCGGTTATTTCGGAGACGTTATAAATGGTAGTCGTTGTTCGGTTGATAGCTAGACATAGACTGATTTCTATATTTGTGTTAATCAACATCCCAAACAGAGTTATTCTCTCTAATTAAAATGTTAGCGAAAGGGATTTTGATTAAAGGTCGAATACATATTAACTCCGTTCtgctgcacgccgccaaagataaTTCtaaacactcgtcgctcgaatactccgagtgtacgcaggtccttctcgagcaatatccatgtctcgtgcccgtggagaacaaccggtctaatgagcttCATGTACAGGTCACAGGTGAACAGGACGCCGTCAATCGTGACAAGCGGcggatctgccgactatatcaatgtcatcgacaaagcagataagttggaTCTCttaaaaatcgtgccccgcatttcgcctaacgctcgtcgaataacaccttcaaGCGCTACGtcgaacatcatgcaggatagaccatcgccttgtcgaagccccctgcgtgattcgaatgaactcgacaattcatccAAAATCCGCACACAACACTGCGTtgcatccatcgtcgccttgatcagtctggtcagctacCCGGAAAAACCATTTTCtctcttaaaattttcattatcttATCTCATTATACGCAATGCACAACAGTTTGTGTGttactttttatgaaaacactaatttaaattcctaataaaacgttttttttaataaaataataacaatgaaTCTACCTCTATCCTTTATTCTAGTGAGCAAACAATCAACTTTAAACAGGCAACTTGCATTGAAACACTAGAGGGTCAGTTATTGGATAACAAATTGGAActagaaaaatatgtcaaaatagAATCCTCTCTTCTGACTCTTAATCAGGAACTAAGTCGAATGAATGCAGATTTGCAGAACGATTTAGCCATAGTTAATTCGAAAGTGCGTGCTCTTGCGGTCGAAAATgaaagaatcaaaaatgtaCAGTCGGAATACGAAAGTATCattagaaaaatagaaaacgaAGTGAACAATGAACGCAAGCAGCGCATTGAGGAACGTTTGGTGATGATTAAACACGTTGCTGGTATAACTAATGAAAATGGGAAGTTGAAAACGAGATTGAATCAATACATAGGTGATCTagattcaataaaaaagaaacacttCTTTAGAATAAAGGTAATataaatttcagaataaaaatgtttttatacaaTCCTTTCTATTTCTGAAAAactatttcacatttttttttaaattttatcttttctcaGGATTTGCAACGCGAAGTTTCATCTCTAAGGAAATCATGGATTGATCAAATAAACCATACCGCCAAAACCGTACAAAACTCTATAAATGATAATGATTCAATGAATACTGTCACGTGCTGTGTTTGTAAAATGATGTGCAATGAAAAtgtatgcaaaacaaaaaaaaaagcattaatCTTTATAAAGCTTAActcatttctattttttcaggAGTCTATCACAGTGAAACTTATTGACAATGTATTGAATTTAGAAGAAGTTAACTGCAGGCAAgcagaaaaaattgattttcttgaaagtTTTTCTTCGGCAGTTGTTGGTGAACTGGAAGGaaatatgaaattattaaacattttaatcaGCAGATTTCGAAATTATTCAGGTTTGTAATGAAGTCTTTAAACTTTTCTAGTTTGATTAAATACTTATATTAATCGTTTTGTAGGATTGAACACTTCAATAGAAATGTTTAATAGCTGTACAGAAATTCTGGATTCAGCTACGGAAACCGGTAATGTGCCAAGTAACGCAATATTTAACACAACACCAAAGAGCggctgaaaatttgaaacaaaaataatgaaaaattagcAGTACCATGTGCAATGAGCGAATACAAAAATTTACGTTTAAAAGATCTCTGTCCGTAAAATTCGTTACAATAAACAAAGGTGAATTGGCGTACGTTTAGTTAAAAACTACGTTGTACCTACTGAAAAGAATACACAAACTTGTGTAAAACTATTTGTAATGTTATTCTCATTAAACAGAGTTTACATTTATTCATTAATTTATAGTTTGTAAACGATCGACATTTGTAATATGATCACACGTTTACCCAACGCGAATGAGAACGGCTTAACTCGTGCTCGCTACACACAACCGCATCCCTTGGCGTCATTATGATTGGTAagaagttttaatattttttattacaatatGCTTAACAAGTTTAAGCACCTAGAAGATGGGGTAAACCTGAATCCGCCTGGAATGGTTCTGAGCTGACTGGTTTTCGGTTTAAACTGTGAAGTTGTTTGTcagaataatttatttaaaattaatagattgtttattattttctacACTTTTCCCTtttgaattctattttttattgaagCGTTGATATGAAAGACTCATTCGGAAGGTAGATCTCGAGTGAATCGGACGTGTTAATTGAACTCGTACCAATATCGAacgccattttgaattttcggaaaaaaaaacttggacgCGAAGAAAGTTTTGTTATACAGTTGATTATTAAATATTGGAGTGATATaataaattaagttaaaaacgAAGAGTGGAAAGAGGATAAAAGTTGGAAAACTGTGAAAGAAAAGGAGCGGAGCCATAGGTTGGAGAAAATGGCGGACCCTCCCGACGAAAATGCGGCGAAGCCAACTAAGGTCTACACGGTGTACGAATATGCGCAACAAGATACAGCTCCTTACAGAGTTATTGTTCAGCTTCTAGACCATAAAAAGGGAGAACTAAAAATCAACAAGCTATCCCTGGGACGATTGTTGAGTAAACGAGTGGACTACAGGAACAACATCGAAAATATACGGCCATTAGGAAGCAACAAGATCCTTGTTTTCTTGAAAGAGTATCAAACGGCGAATAACATGCAAGTGGATCCAATACTCAAACAGAACAACTATAAGGCGTACATTCCACGGAGCTTCGTTTCAGTATCCGGAGTCGTGGCAGGAGTACCCACTGACATGGAACCTGAAGAGTTATATGAAAACATCCAGAGTGAATATCCTATCTTATCCATACACAGACTACACCGGTACGAGGAAGAAGAACCGATACCCACCAATAGGATCAGTATTGTTTTTCGGGCAAGCAGGCTGCCTAAAGAAGTGAGATTGTTTTGCTGCATCAACACAGTAAGACCATTTGTGAGTAAGCCTATTTTATGCCTCAACTGCTTGAGGTGTAATCACCGAACCCAAAACTGTCGCTCGAAGAAAAGATGTGAAAACTGTACACTACAACACGACGAAACGGAGAAAGGAGAATGTGAAAACAAACCAAGATGTCTTTACTGCAAGGTGGAACACAAAACATCTGACGTTAATTGTCCGGAACTGGTCCGACAAAAGAACATCAAGAACATCATGGCCAAATCAACACTCACTTATCTAGAAGCTAAGGAACAAAACCCAACTTTGACGCAGAATCGTTATGACCTCTTGGAAAGTGTCGAGGACTACCCAACGATTCCAGAGAGCTATGCCAAAATGACGAGAGGTTTCTACAAACCAGCAGCAACATACCAATATAAGCCACAGAAATCAAAAAGACAGATCCAGGAGGTTGTAATAGCTGATCAGGTACAAATGTACGCAGATAAAAGGAAGGACAAGAGGAGCAAAATAACGGCGTGGCTTTGTTTAATAAGTTTCGTGTCAacgagtttgaaaaatgagccCATGCATTAGAGAACCAGCGCAAACTGAGTAATGAGCAGCAGATAATCCATAATATCAGCCGAATTGGGGATGGCACAGCGTTAACAGAAAGCGGAACCAGCAGTGCAAGCCAGCAGAACATGACCATGCAGAGGAGAACGCAGAAAGAGAACTCAAGAAgatttatttcaattgaacaTTCAAAGTTTGGAGAAGAATAAAGATGAGTTGTCGAGAACGttgattaaaaatgaatatgaCGTAGCATTTATATCAGAGAGTTGGTCAAAGAAAGaattggaaaaacaaaaatacaaggTGCCAGGGTACTTTACTTTTCTAGACTCGAGAGATGATGGGTATGGAGGAGCAGGATTGATCGTTAATAAAATGCTTCGAACAAGTGAGATTGTGATTCCCAAATTTCCCAAAATACAAGTAGTTGCGAGAAGTTTAGTCAAGATTGATCTCGTTCTAGCGTCTATATATG is a window encoding:
- the LOC129738461 gene encoding structural maintenance of chromosomes protein 4-like isoform X1 — translated: MDQTDSSCDNNFISRRMLDLAHSVEVLNEKIVFLTKTVEQKDDFIKLLEKEKIILEGEKHQAQIEQNKATKDKESMVMRYVTTEKKLIDFKEQLEATEKRERKLKSELQTLIDKTKYDKEESIRLSSEVEAKANKITLEYLIAEQTEKCSILEQHAQNVTSKLEKCEHQLNETLEERNNIHAANKEKDSIIKNLQNSNQTYSSKIADLQFELKELEIIRSKLSDEQTINFKQATCIETLEGQLLDNKLELEKYVKIESSLLTLNQELSRMNADLQNDLAIVNSKVRALAVENERIKNVQSEYESIIRKIENEVNNERKQRIEERLVMIKHVAGITNENGKLKTRLNQYIGDLDSIKKKHFFRIKDLQREVSSLRKSWIDQINHTAKTVQNSINDNDSMNTVTCCVCKMMCNENESITVKLIDNVLNLEEVNCRQAEKIDFLESFSSAVVGELEGNMKLLNILISRFRNYSGLNTSIEMFNSCTEILDSATETGNVPSNAIFNTTPKSG
- the LOC129738461 gene encoding myosin heavy chain, non-muscle-like isoform X2 encodes the protein MVMRYVTTEKKLIDFKEQLEATEKRERKLKSELQTLIDKTKYDKEESIRLSSEVEAKANKITLEYLIAEQTEKCSILEQHAQNVTSKLEKCEHQLNETLEERNNIHAANKEKDSIIKNLQNSNQTYSSKIADLQFELKELEIIRSKLSDEQTINFKQATCIETLEGQLLDNKLELEKYVKIESSLLTLNQELSRMNADLQNDLAIVNSKVRALAVENERIKNVQSEYESIIRKIENEVNNERKQRIEERLVMIKHVAGITNENGKLKTRLNQYIGDLDSIKKKHFFRIKDLQREVSSLRKSWIDQINHTAKTVQNSINDNDSMNTVTCCVCKMMCNENESITVKLIDNVLNLEEVNCRQAEKIDFLESFSSAVVGELEGNMKLLNILISRFRNYSGLNTSIEMFNSCTEILDSATETGNVPSNAIFNTTPKSG